From Cannabis sativa cultivar Pink pepper isolate KNU-18-1 chromosome 8, ASM2916894v1, whole genome shotgun sequence, a single genomic window includes:
- the LOC115698762 gene encoding eukaryotic peptide chain release factor subunit 1-3: MADGQESDKNIEIWKIKKLIKALESARGNGTSMISLIMPPRDQISRVTKMLGDEFGTASNIKSRVNRQSVLGAITSAQQRLKLYNKVPPNGLVLYTGTIVTDDGKEKKVTIDFEPFKPINASLYLCDNKFHTEALNELLESDDKFGFIVMDGNGTLFGTLSGNTREVLHKFTVDLPKKHGRGGQSALRFARLRMEKRHNYVRKTAELATQFYINPATSQPNVSGLILAGSADFKTELSQSDMFDPRLQAKILNVVDVSYGGENGFNQAIELSAEILSNVKFIQEKRLIGKYFEEISQDTGKYVFGVDDTLKALEMGAVETLIVWENLDINRYVLKHSTTGEIIVKHLNKDQDNVQSHFRDPATSAELEVQEKMPLLEWFANEYKRFGCTLEFVTNKSQEGSQFCRGFGGIGGILRYQLDMRSFDELSDDGEVYEDSD, translated from the coding sequence ATGGCAGATGGTCAAGAATCAGATAAGAACATTGAGATATGGAAGATTAAGAAACTGATCAAGGCGTTAGAATCTGCAAGAGGCAATGGTACCAGCATGATTTCTCTTATAATGCCTCCGCGGGATCAAATTTCTCGGGTTACTAAGATGCTTGGCGATGAATTCGGAACTGCTTCCAACATCAAGAGTAGGGTCAATCGCCAGTCTGTGTTGGGTGCCATTACATCTGCACAGCAAAGGCTGAAGCTTTATAACAAGGTTCCTCCTAATGGTCTTGTGCTATACACTGGAACGATTGTCACCGATGATGGGAAAGAAAAGAAGGTGACAATTGACTTTGAACCTTTCAAGCCTATAAATGCTTCATTGTACCTTTGTGACAACAAGTTTCATACCGAAGCTCTTAATGAACTTTTGGAATCCGATGATAAGTTTGGGTTTATTGTGATGGATGGAAATGGTACCTTATTTGGGACATTAAGTGGAAACACAAGAGAGGTGCTACATAAGTTCACTGTTGATTTGCCAAAGAAGCACGGTAGAGGAGGTCAGTCAGCACTTCGGTTTGCTCGTCTTAGGATGGAAAAGCGACATAACTATGTTAGAAAGACTGCTGAGCTTGCCACACAGTTCTACATCAATCCTGCTACTAGTCAGCCTAATGTTTCTGGTCTAATTCTTGCTGGTTCAGCAGATTTCAAGACTGAACTGAGCCAATCTGATATGTTCGATCCTCGTTTGCAGGCAAAGATATTGAATGTGGTTGATGTTTCTTATGGGGGTGAGAATGGTTTCAATCAAGCTATTGAGTTATCTGCTGAAATTTTATCCAATGTAAAGTTTATTCAGGAGAAGCGCTTGATTGGAAAGTATTTCGAGGAGATAAGTCAGGACACTGGTAAGTATGTCTTTGGTGTAGATGACACACTGAAGGCACTCGAAATGGGTGCTGTAGAAACCCTTATCGTGTGGGAAAATCTGGATATTAACAGGTATGTTCTGAAACACAGTACTACCGGTGAGATTATCGTGAAGCATCTGAACAAGGACCAAGATAATGTCCAGAGCCATTTCCGTGACCCAGCTACTTCAGCAGAGCTTGAAGTTCAGGAGAAGATGCCATTACTTGAGTGGTTTGCCAACGAGTACAAGAGGTTCGGTTGTACACTCGAATTTGTAACTAACAAATCCCAGGAAGGATCACAATTTTGCAGAGGATTTGGTGGGATTGGAGGTATCCTTCGATACCAACTTGACATGAGATCATTCGATGAGCTATCAGATGATGGAGAAGTATATGAAGATTCTGATTAA